AACACCTGCCTGCCATCCGAATACTACGCTTTTAAAAACATCATCATTAAGAGTTGCCGAAGCAGATGTGTTTGATGCTTCAAAATTTACATCTTCACTAATAAGAAAGCTAAAAACAGGACCTGTATTTACACTAAAAAACTTTAAGAAATGAAAGCCGAATTTTATAGGAACATCAATGTAACTGGCTTTGTCGTAAAAAGCATAATTGACTGTTGTATCCTTAGAATCGAAATCAAATCCTCCTGATTTTTGTGAAAAAAGTATGTCAGGGTTTATTGAAAAACTTGTAAATTTGATTTTGAAAAACAAACCGGCAATAGGTCCATAAGTCATATCAGTATCAAGAAGTTCGTCAGTGCTGGTAACATATTTGTTCATGTTTACACCAGCTTTTACGCCAAAACTAAATTGAGCAAATGATGGAAGTGCAAAGAGCATCACAATAAATACAATCGATATTTTTTTCATCTTATTGAATATTTTATTTATGAAATAATTAACACAAATTTACTATTTTATTTTTTAAAACTATTAAAAATCATTTTTTATTAATTTAAGATATGCATACTCATTGGATAACGGTACATTATACCCTCATTTGCCTTTAATGCTCCTATTACTGTAATGATAAGGTCGAATATCAATAAAGCAATAAGTATTGGTATTCCAATAATAAAAATAGTTAAAACCACTGAGATAGCAATATAAATAAGCATGCTTATCTGAAAATTTAAAACTTCCTTTCCCTGATCGTCCACAAGCGGAAATTCATATTTTTTCATTTTCCAAATAATAAGTGGTACAATAATATTTCCGAAAGGAATTACAAAACCTGAAAAAACTGAAAGATGACAAAGCATTGCAAACATTCGTTCATCTCTAATATGTTTTGGTATTTCTACATGATTGTTTTCTTCCATTTTTATTGAATTATTTTTGAAGTATCAAATTTACAAAAAATTTGAAAATGAAAAGAACTGACAAAAAAAATATGCGGTTTTTTGCACGGGCTGTAGCTAAAAAACTAATGCTTTATTAATTTATTTTATGCCTCCCGTTAGCAAGAAATGAAATAGAGGGCAATGTTTTATTCTTTTCAAAAATATCAAATGCACTTTTTAAGTCTTTCCATAAATTTATTTCTTCATCACTACCCAAATACTCCTTTTTTAGTTTTTCAAAAGAATCATCTGTTAATTTAATTGGAAAAATTGTAACAGGAATTTTTAACTGTCCATTATTTCTTGCTTCAACACAATAAATATAAAGTTCCTTAATTTTATCATCAGTAATTGGAACACACCCGATTGTAACACAATTCCCATGAATAAAAATATCATATCCTAAGCTATTTTTTACTCCTAAAATTTTATCAGATTTATTTGGATAATTTAGCCCTAATGATAAATAATAATTACTCCATGGATTAAATCGATTAATGTGATAAAAACCTTCGGGAATTTGGTAATCACCTTCCATTCTTTTAGGTCCAATAACTCCTGACAAAGCACAAATGCTATAACTTTTTATAAACTTAAATTTTTTTTCTTTAGTATTTTTACCCCACAATTCTAATAATTCGTCTTTTTTAAATATCCTAATATAAATCTCTAATTCACTAACATTTAAACCTACTTCTCTCAAAGAAGTTAATACATTGGCTTCCTTTTCTTGATATGCTGTTTTTACTCTACTATTTTTTTTCTGTTCACTTTTAAAATCTGAAACAGTAAATCCTAAAACTAAGAAGATTATCAAAGTGTATTT
The Bacteroidota bacterium genome window above contains:
- a CDS encoding porin family protein, with amino-acid sequence MKKISIVFIVMLFALPSFAQFSFGVKAGVNMNKYVTSTDELLDTDMTYGPIAGLFFKIKFTSFSINPDILFSQKSGGFDFDSKDTTVNYAFYDKASYIDVPIKFGFHFLKFFSVNTGPVFSFLISEDVNFEASNTSASATLNDDVFKSVVFGWQAGVSVEIKKIIISGGYEFSLSPLISDFVIPDTDITVVPDGRNSIYYVTLGYKFL
- a CDS encoding L,D-transpeptidase family protein, with protein sequence MILKRFKYTLIIFLVLGFTVSDFKSEQKKNSRVKTAYQEKEANVLTSLREVGLNVSELEIYIRIFKKDELLELWGKNTKEKKFKFIKSYSICALSGVIGPKRMEGDYQIPEGFYHINRFNPWSNYYLSLGLNYPNKSDKILGVKNSLGYDIFIHGNCVTIGCVPITDDKIKELYIYCVEARNNGQLKIPVTIFPIKLTDDSFEKLKKEYLGSDEEINLWKDLKSAFDIFEKNKTLPSISFLANGRHKIN
- a CDS encoding DUF4870 domain-containing protein, producing the protein MEENNHVEIPKHIRDERMFAMLCHLSVFSGFVIPFGNIIVPLIIWKMKKYEFPLVDDQGKEVLNFQISMLIYIAISVVLTIFIIGIPILIALLIFDLIITVIGALKANEGIMYRYPMSMHILN